The sequence AACATTCTGTTCAGGAACTTTAAGCATTCTTTATCCACTTAAAATGTAATACTGATTTTGAACACTCAGTAATTAAACTTATAAGCATTGTTAAATGgtcatttttttatacaatttgttAAAAGTCAACAACCCATTATGAAAATCCCATCACAATCCTAATTGTCTCTGCAATTACCAGCAGGCATGTTATTTACCTCTTGGTCTTAGAAAGTATCTTAAAACTGTTGTGCAAACTAAATTAAAAGTAGGAGCTTTGCAAGCTTGTATTTTAGATGATTAAGTAATAAAGTTTTACAGTATAGAAACTACAGCTTTATTTTCAGCCGTGAGCTGAAAGCAATGGAAATGACCTGTCATAATACTGATAAGGAAGCAAAGCTGGACAGAATACAGGGACTGGGACAGACTGacaatattaaataacaaaatgcagAGTACTGAGAAATGCTACATCTCAATTACTCCTGTAAGGCCATAAGGCTGTTTTtgcaaagaataaatatttttctttttataatttaataccaTCTTTcggtaaaacaaaagaaacagtgGCACCATATATACACTAGCAGCTTTACTGCTGCCTGGTATGTTCAGTCttaaacaaaaaggtatttaaacagaaggagaaacaaagcaataaatCTTGCTCCTTTCATTAAAGGTGGGAAAATATTAGTTATGCAGCATGATTAAAACACTTCAGAGTGAAAGGCAGCTTTCTAGTGAATATCACATTTTCCAGTTAATTTCATGGCAGTTCAtttagtgttcaaataaataatgaaagtaaAACAAGATGGTGACCTTCTCCCATCCCATATCAGTTCACAgcattcatattttcatttttgttcccatccaaatttaaaaacaatgttcatgTATTTGGCAGCAGTCATACTGTTCAGGTTTGTGAACAACTATGGGTAGACAATATTGCCAACATGGCTATAGACCCTCATACTCTGCCCAAGTTACGATAATGGAGTAGTTTAATCAAATGTCAATGTTTCTGTGATACATTTATCACAATACCATCAATTTTTTCATACCACTAACTGCACAAGTAAAAATGGCACTCAAAAGCCAGTgccccaaaaagaaaaaaatcaatgggGTGAATAATATCTGTCTTTCTGAACAAACACTTATGCGTGTGGATTATGGAGATTGTTCTTTTTCAAGCTGTGACAGCTTCATTGAAATTAAGAAATGTACTTTCTAATTTTAGAAAGTTGACCGCTTACATTTCAGAATGTATTCTACAGCTTTATGTGCAATGTACATTAAATTACAACTTGGACCTTTAACAAGCACAATGTAAGATGTGAAATGATATCATGGCTGTTAATtgtactttaactttatttagtgATTGCTACAGTACAGCTTAGTGGCACAGTCGTGGAGCATTTAGTGCCGCCGTCCTCAGGTGATGGAATgcaaactggttggagtttacAAGTTCCCTTCTCAGTCTGTGTGGGCTTTCATCCCACATTTCCAAAGACAAGCTGCTTAGGTTAACTGGCTACTctaaattttgtgtgtgtgtgtatgtgtgcgagTGGGTCCTTTGATGGATTGGAACCTTGTGACAAGCTGATTCCTTCCTTCTACCTGATGTTACCAGGATAGCTTCAGCtctctgcaaccctgaactggattatgcaGATTTGAGAGTGTAGCTGTTAAGGTATGTTGTTGATGGCATGTGcttattcacttttattgtaaATGGTAGATTTATCTGCACTTCCAGCATGCAAATACTATATTTTGTTTGGTCCTCAAAGTTAATAGGGTAGCAAAGTTATTCAAATTTGCTGCAGTATCTTTTAGCATTGCATCTGAATAAAAActtgttctttttaaataagCCCAACTCAAGAAACAAAAGAAGTTAAATTATGTGAGCCAATACAATAAGATGGCAATTCAAGCCCCGATTTTGTTGTTCCCATATGCATGTTGACACTTCAGCCATCTGCATTCcacaaaaaatccaaagaaaatgaATCAATGGTCGTGTGTACAAGTTTCTGTATTTCTTGGATATCACGTATCCCAGTTACATTCTTTGCATGCAATTTTTACTAGTCTCAACTCCAGTTCAAAAGCATCCGGCCTTTCTTGGGGGTTTGCAGCCAGCATCTCCTTAATTAACTGTTTCATGCTGGCATTCATGCTTTTCTTCTTCACAGGTATGTGTAGCTCCATTTTGGGGTTTTCCAAAAGTGCCTCCCCAACAGGCACAATCTCAGTTCCCTGTTTTACATAGCTCCCCAACAACTCCTTCTTGGTCTCTGTATCAATGAACGTAATCCTCTCCAGCATGGCCCAAATTATGATCCCAAGGGCAAAAATATCTGCTTtggcagtgtagtgtccctcccATACTTCAGGAGCCATATAGAAATCCGTGCCACATGCAGTCGAAAGGAAACATTTATTGACACTGACAGGTTCCTCAGGATTTAAACCAGAAGCCGAACAAACCTTGCTCAGTCCAAAATCAGCAACTTTTAAAGTGGGCTCAGGTACCCCTGTGGGAGTCCTGCTTTGTGAGATCAGAATATTGTCTGGCTTTAAGTCTCTGTGGATAATTTGATTTTTGTGCAAAAATGCAAGGGCACTGCTTAGCTGCAACATGAAGCTGGTGTTTGTCTTGCGGTTTGGTTTTCTGGAAAGCAGGTAAGCATTCATATCTCCTCCGTCACAGAAATCCATCACAAACCATAAGTAATACGAACTTCTGGGGTCAAAAGCAATTTCACCTTTTAATGATGTTTCCACcaactgtaaaataaacacataataaaatcctgttttaatataattacactttACTCTAAGACAACTTTTTAATAGGATCCTTCTTACTACAAGTGTTTATTCTGTAGCATATACTGACAGATGATGTTTAAATCTTACAGTACAATATAGGAAAGATGTTTCAAGACTTATACTTGGTATACTGTCTGCCCCAAAGATGTTATATGTCTTTATATACCCATATATCTTTATATACTTCTATATATTAAAGTTACAGTAAATGCTGCTAGACAGAATTGGTACTATGAAGTATCTAGAATGTTTTGCAATTACTGCTTTTATAAAAAGGATAGGTAAATAACCTCCGTCcttttactgtatactatatagACAACTGCATTATTGTCTTCCTTTTACCTTTTATTACAGTTCTATGACAATTCTTctactttatttaatgttttttcacttttcattccttACATATTAGCGAAGTGTATTTACTACAAAAACTACAGTGCTCTGGAGGCATCAATGCTTATTagacaaaatatagaaaataagagTTTTTGGAGGCTGCCACAACAAATTGACTAGCAAAATAATCTTTTAATTGCCCAACACTCCAATGTTAGAATACTATGCTTTATCTAATTTGTAAAATGGTTACCACTGTGCTTCAGAactctgggtttgaatcccatgcccaTTCATTGTCTGtcattgcctgtgtggagtttgtgccGGTTTTCCAGGTCTGTTTTGGTTTTTCTATCACATCCCCACTAATGTGCTCCTTGGGTTAATTGGCCCCAGCATGAGTACAAGAGCGTGTTTATGCATAAGAGGGCTCTgtgatggaatggaacagtgccCAGGGTTCATCCCAGCCCTGCTTTCAGTGCTGCCAGAAAAGGCTTTGGTGCTCCATGAACCTCAAATGAtcattaacattttagaaaattactGAAGTAATGAAGACTCTTAGAAAAAATGTAACTTCCCACCAAAAGAACCATGTTAGATACAGAtgtagagtggtccagatctaattttacagatccagatcgtctggatgactttgatttatgtagggacaattcttcatgttgccagttttcacacttctcgatggtctgggatttttcgggtgattttgtatgtaataaacttaataagttatagcataatgaaaattgcataattagatttggaccaccctatatttaaaAGTATGAACTGATGAAAAGTGTAATTttgacaaaaagtaaaaatattaaagacaaaaaaacaaaacaggttgGAGCATACTATGTTATATTCCAAGCAAAGGATCAACAAGCCACATTAAAGTGCATTAATACCAAAAAACTTAGCAATCACTAGTAAGTCGCAATAAAACCCtgacaaatttatattttaaaattttaccatGCACATTCATGCCATACATACAAATTATAACTGAAATGTATGACATGCAATGTTCCAGTAATGGGAATTTTAATGATCTGTCTCATAAGTTTAACATCCAATTCACAAGGCTAAAATGACAACAAGCACCCTTTCATGCTTACCAAACAATGAATGATTTCCAAGTAGAAGTTGTATGAAAATTACTATTAGCATGACTAGCTATTTTTAACTGATGTAAAAAACATACAGCTTATGCCAAACTTTAGCTGCTGCATACACTGCTTGTTCCTTCGGTATATAGTAAGTGAGGAAatctgttaatttttaaaattgagaGCAATGGTTTGTGTTACTTTCTTACCATAGAATGCCAACACTTCTATGTTTTACGAACTGGGACCATCCTTGTTACAGATCCTTTTCTTGCCATTGAAAGAAACCATATATAATATCCATACAAAAATATTGCTGTGTAGCTCTCATAAAACAATACAACATACAATCAAAAGTAAATTGAAATTTTGATGAAAAAGCTCATCTCCATCAACGTATTCCATCTGAAACACCAGTTCATGGTTATGTAGGACCAAACTGCTTTGGTATTTCTGCTTTCAATtactcacttttaaaatattataccCAAAGTGTATGAAGTCATGtatgtaaaattataaataatatgcaAACAAGAAAATAAACCTAATGGTGAGGGAAACCTAAACTGAATAGGATACCTTAAGGCAGATATTActcatataaataaatttaaatacatcAAAATGATTAGAAATAAGGGAAAAGCATCTTTCAAAAATAGAGATGTTTTCTTAAAATTCATATTGTGTTAATGGCtgtgaaaatgcaaaacaaatcaaGCAAAGTAAGCAACTCCATGTTACAAGTGAGCCCATTCGGAACTGCTGCTGAATGAACTCTGAACTAGAAAATACTACAGAAAAGGCTAAAAGGTCAGAAATGCATAATGCATATAAAAGAGTGTTAACTGAAGCAACATTTCTTttgtaagaagaagaaaaaaaaggccatACAAAAAAATCACTGTCTACATAAACAAATAATTGCTGCCTTTCAGTAAAACGTGCACAGAAACACATTTAAGCACAAAAAACTGGGAAGACGGCCAATTTCCTGCCACAGAAAAGCAACAGAGTGACTAACAGGCCATTAAAAATACCTTAATGTACTGCAGAGGTTCTGTAATCAAGAATTAAAAGGTACAATTCTCTATGATTGCTGTCAACATATTTATTAGTTTCAGAGAAGTAAATTATTGTGTGACTAACCCTCCCTATtcaaacttaaataaaatacaatgctgTTCCACTGTTTAACTAATCAAAACCATTAAAATTTCAATTTACATCTTTTCAATTGTATATTTCATTAACTAGAAGTGTAacgattttaaataaaaatacaaaaaggaaatagTTGATATATctaaatttttggtttttttttttgtttattagtacAGGTAATCCCCAGGTTATGGCCATCCAACCTACAACATACGAACGGGGCCAGCAGCTGTGACGCATGagcctcagtaactgccgttcCGTCATCTTCATTCTGGGGACGCTagaagcggtggctggaggggggcaatttcgctgctcctacagtgtagtgtccctcggccgGGTCCCGGCGGCAAGTGgcttcactgcctgcccaccacacacagctgtccCGTTTGTTCTAgatgggtggctggtaatgctgcaagcggggacctggttgtggctgaggggaggccattgagggtgaacggggcacaTTGTAGTAtgcctcggatggctgcatgTTGAATGGGGGAGGTGGTGTTGCGTAAGctacaggcagcatactgtagtgcaagtgactctgaggtgggctggtgatgaattgcccctcgccgcccccattcattctcaatagcaaccctgcttgtactgttatgcacatagcaggaagttgtttcTTGTCAgtacagagtggtccagatctaattatgctgatCCAGTTCGTCTGAATGATTTTGATTTATGAGGGGataattccagtttggcgcaaagacaattcttcatgttgtcagttcgcacacttctcgatggtctgggatttttcagtgattttctatgtaataaactgagtaAGTTatattgcataattatatctggcccaccctatacatcagacatACTGaggatgggtgccttcctgctgtgatagccgtacagtgctgtgtagaagagctcatcttaatctgttgtcttcacccttcaagaatgtctctgaaacacaaatctgatgcaagtgctggtgatacactaaataagagaaaaactatcaccattgaaaataaagacaTACTGTAATAAAAAGGTAAGAGTGAGgtaaaactccatcattcattagcggggcacttggttacagtcagtcaacaatagcatttattaaattaatgtacctgttccgccttacatacaaattcaacttaagtacaaacctacagtcctcCCCATCTCGTACGTAACCCTGGGACTGCCTGTAATAATTTTACACAACATTCTAAAATCCTGTATTCACCTTGTCATTCTGGGGTGCCGAGTGTTCTGTGATatgggaaaaaattaaatgattttagtacaaggcggcaaaataaaatgtgaaaaaggaggagtctgagtactttctgaatgcacagtGAATTACTTCTCAAAATCTGTACAAAATGGTAAAATGAATGATACcatacacatgtcataaattcAGTAATTGTAAAATTATTGAACATTTTACCTCTAAATAAAGAGATGAAGTGGATCCATGTGTCATTTTCTGCACCATGCCATCCTTCTGTAATATGCACTCCTCCAAATGAATGACATTTGGATGCTGACTCTGGATGCTGCTCAAAGCCCAGAACTCCCGGAGTGCAAGTTCCACATTTTCTGGAGCATGGCACCTTATCTTTTTGACAGCAACTCGAGCCCCAGTCTTCTTTACTACAGCCTCATAAACGAGACCATAGCTTCCTCGCCCCACCTCCTGAACCAGCTCATACTTGGGCTGACTGCTCACCATCCTCACACCATCAGATGCAGCTAAAAATAAAGTGaagagtttatttttctttacgcTACAGCATTTTTAatgacaatcatttaaaatgccACAGTGTGTTTAAATGTTTCTAAAACAAAGCACTTCCTGCAAAAAGTCAGCAGAGATAACAAAGAGGGAAAAAAGGACCATCTCCTTAAATGTGGAAAAGAAAACTTATCTTTggcaccatcttcacgaaatttggtaggcggcttccctgcgctaaccaaaactgatgtacgtacttatttcgatggtatgacaccactgtcggccgccatattgaattttccaacgtcactaattctccaacttcccgtgtaggtagaaggctgaaatttggcaggctcattccttacaggttacttacaaaagttaagcaggtttaatttcgaaattctacgcgtaacggtcataacagtcaacaacgtccccaatgttgaactttcttatttatggccccatcttcacgaaatttggtaggcggcttccctgcactaaccgaaaccaatgtacatacttatttcggtggtatgatgccactgtcggcctccatattgaacttttcaacggtctttgctagttatgggcccatcttcaagaaatttggtatgcgggttcccaatgctaactgaatcctacttacgaacatatatacgtccatagcctgcagcttggtcaccgtgtgaggcggcgttgggtcccccatcccaacgcctcccacgttgttggctgcctgcctatataaggctgtccatcgctccaatctctacattcccttacttgcttcgccacgggattcacgtctccctgctgataactactgcctttttaatttaatccacggcttcttggctgttttattgttcatttattacgattatagttattgtgtaggtattttagacttactttacattgttcaggtagccatttcctttatcattccaaccgtacccccattaacatgtctatcgaggtgatcaccattgatcaaagaactgtcacttaccgagtggtttccatgcccggagatggcacctaccttttccattctctttgttacatattgcacggccatatcaggctcactcttgatatccggaggacaattgtgtcttatgtattgaatgactgggacaggttcaaggtgtggactgatgacggtacaggagataattatactacacaggaacactataagagtgaaatgcttaagcccttcacctatggatctgcatgtgagttgatggttgcaaatattttacacctttcgacaaccgcctatgcctattaaacatcttagattcacaagtgacaatttcagtagtggacactttgatgtttatgaatgtttaaaatctcaaaagctggatgtgaatgtggtgttatgggtccacagctcgttgagaaaaggccattcattttaataaattatcacCGCACCCGAGGTGTTGTAGCGAGCCGCAGGGCGGTcatcgatgtgggcgtttctcaccgtgtgcacaggtgaggaactgcccacatttgtgattgctcccgtggctaatgctacagctgtaatggcccctcacgttttaaaagaagctCGAGTTGGTTTTATGAGGAGAAAGAAACGTTCGTTGTAAAAAAATGGAGAgcgaaaaaaaggaaaggagaggacggaggttaccgggagcaggagaggaagcaggcggtgcgcgagtgtggtgagcgcacgatcgagcgctcgtggacagctgcgtggaagctgggtgttaggccgatacccaggcgtttgtgttgatgtcgctcccgctgagcgatcaggtagcgggagtgaccagggaaggcgactggccgcagagaggccattgaaaggcagcggaagtcgggagacttggtggtgggaatccccagcgTGAGCGACCTGGCAGTTGTgcgaaaccaagttctccgggactgggatgagtgccataccggagccagggatcgggaggtctccagtctcgaatgtgTGATGTAGGagtgcagctgcagagagcgtcttgcctgctgctaagcccaaacgggataagcaggtgagacgctaacagaaaagaagcaccaagcttatttgttgttgtttttaaagacagcttcctgatcGTTTTAAACctcgtttttaagaagactttttccaatggttttaacttccacgtttttttcattttatggattatttatggaaactgcactatttatggaacactgtttttgttgactgtttttaaataaaagcactgttttcacttatAACTATCCCCttgttcagatgctcaattattgcctccactgactagctcactcggtaacattatcgacggtgttgggttcaagggttcccaaacatcaatgggagcgtggagccagaacccacatcgtcacatttggtggcagcggtgggatgagctagcagtggaggccagaagaggagacagagcagcaagcgggattggtaaTTGACTTTGTGtggaacccacgtacccaagcctgaggaggacattttaagagactgagctttttaagtacatttatttattgctggttttaattgtcttttaaagttcttattcttttaatgtcctgtttttatgaagggggcttgggttggtttgttttattgtggggaattgttttagtgcttttattggttttagtgcagtgtggagtggccgagctgtggacctgagctccagttgcattgggttggcagtggtgtggagccttcccatgcaactggagttttatggggggtggaatgtggtgttatgggtccacagctcgttgagaaaaggccattcattttaataaataatcaccgcacccgaggcggcttcgtgaggggggcgttgtagCGAGCGCTggcgtcgtcgatgtgggcgttctcaccgt comes from Polypterus senegalus isolate Bchr_013 chromosome 17, ASM1683550v1, whole genome shotgun sequence and encodes:
- the pdik1l gene encoding serine/threonine-protein kinase pdik1l — protein: MVSSQPKYELVQEVGRGSYGLVYEAVVKKTGARVAVKKIRCHAPENVELALREFWALSSIQSQHPNVIHLEECILQKDGMVQKMTHGSTSSLYLELVETSLKGEIAFDPRSSYYLWFVMDFCDGGDMNAYLLSRKPNRKTNTSFMLQLSSALAFLHKNQIIHRDLKPDNILISQSRTPTGVPEPTLKVADFGLSKVCSASGLNPEEPVSVNKCFLSTACGTDFYMAPEVWEGHYTAKADIFALGIIIWAMLERITFIDTETKKELLGSYVKQGTEIVPVGEALLENPKMELHIPVKKKSMNASMKQLIKEMLAANPQERPDAFELELRLVKIACKECNWDT